The Gossypium arboreum isolate Shixiya-1 chromosome 6, ASM2569848v2, whole genome shotgun sequence DNA window tacatgttgcattatttgcaaatgacttactcggtacaaaatgataaaaatgagTCCAATCCttgtaaaccttgtttttccccccaATCAAGACCTGAATCATatttttaacttgttcaatacacatGTTGCTCATATGacacataacacatactttggtaaaattacctttttacccctaactttccatttatttacactttagtccctatgctcgaaaaatgaaatgcatgcattttctttgttacccaagcctagccgattcatattctaactcatatcagccgATATTTCACATTAAACCACATTTCTACTGCCCATTTCTtcattttttacaaataagtcctttttaggtattttcactaaaaatcacttagtaaaagatgtttatcatacatcgAACTTTCATATTTctctattaaacatcaaaatacaaccatgtcatACATGATTCAAGTTTCATACAAGagccctacttcaaaatatggctagaaatggatagatcatgcttcaaggatctcaaaaatgtaaagaaaattaaaaacggggcttaggagtacttacaatcaagcttgaaaagatgaaaaaaaccctagctatggctcttgGAAATTTCGGCTAGCatttggagaagatgagcaattttttgacttattttccatttttattcttttattaaccaaatgaccaaaatgcacttgaagcctttctttcaaatttttcctattcatgcccatttttgtccaaaattttagaatttggtcaaattgttatttaaggacctctagttaataatctaatgcaatttcatgcttgaagcttctagaatgcaagttttacaacttattcaatttagtccctaaagtcaaattggacatcttaggcatagaatttcttcatgaaaatttcacacaaacatgcaatcatatcataaatcatcaaattatcataaaataattatttctattttagatttgtggtctcaaaaccactgttctgactaaaccCTAGTTCGGGATGTTATagtacatttcatatttatcaatttcCATATTAATATAAACTTTGGTATCAATAATCTTTGCCATTGTGTCATCATCCCTTTCTTTCTCCCTCATTATCTCAAGTTCCTTAGTGAGCTTCTTCGTTAGCCCCTCTCATCCTTTTTTAATTTTGCCTTCCCATCTCTTTAAATCTGATTGTAATCTTTCAAGTTTCTCAATTATCATGCCTGTTGATGATTCCCATGATGCTTTAATTTCTTACTTGAGAGACTCCTCCCTGGTCCACCACACCTCAAAATTAAACCATCAGTTTCCCATATAAATGTTTCCACTTTTTGTATTTAGAAAAAGTGGACAATGATTTGACATTAAATGGGTTAAATGTTGAATGTTACCTGTTGGAACAAGATGCCTCATTTTTCATTCGCAACTCCCCTATCAAGCCTTTCCTTGATATTTGTTTCTGGCAAATTCCCCCTTTCCCATGTAAACCAAACCCCCAAATACCCTAAATCCTCTAGTTGACATTCCTCTAGAGTCTCACAGAAGGCCTCCATTCTTCTCTCTTCTCTTGGTATACCTCCACTTTTTTTAAAAGAATACATGATTTCATTAAAGTCACCATTTACTAACCATGGATGATTTTGATCTTGACCCAATTTCCTTAACAGATTCCAAAAAACAATCTTGTTATTAGTATAAAGTGAACCATAGAATCCCGTGAATCCCTATTCTTCTTTGACACTTTTCTCCTTTATCATTACATCAATGTGGCTTTTTGAGAAACTTCTCAAATTAACTGTGATATCCCCTTTCCATGCCAAACGTAATCCACCACAAGAACCCTCTTCTTCAACATCGATCTCATTCAAGAAACCATAGCTCTTTCTTACCTTTTCCATACGTTTCTTATCAATTTTTGTCTCTATTAATAAGACCATATGGGGATTGTGCTGCTTTAAAAAATACCGCAGCCTTCTTACCGCTCATGAACTCCCCAATCTACGGACATTCCAACTTATGTTTTTCATTGCGTCCGGTGGGCTTGCCTCTTGGTAGCCGCCAATCCTATAAAGTTTAGAACATCACTCTGCTCCATATTTCAATCACCATACTTAATTGAGCTTCACCTCGATCCTCTTTTTCTTTGCATTTCAATCTTTTTGCTCTTTCTTCGTATACAACTCCTATATAGCAGATTTCGTTTTCTTCTTTTGGGGCTTTCCTCTTCCTCATAATGCTATCTTTCTTTCTTTGATTCAACATGGCCACTGGAGCTATTTTTTTCCAGCTTGTCTTCTTAGctaaatttgaattatttacCAGCTTGCTATTACTTTTATTCACCTTTTCAACTTTTTTTATTGTATATTCTTCCTCCTGCTTCTTCATTACCTCCTCTAATCCTGTCAGTTGTAGTTTTTCTTGAGGCCTCCAAATCATATATTcccatcttcaggtgttttaatACAAGTTGGTAACAACACTGTACCTCCTATATAAGAGCATTGAGGCACCATCTTTTTTGAGAAAgcattaaatttcatattttccttcccaattaaatttgattttgtttttaatGCCAAAGAGTATGGTGGATCATCTCTAATTTTATTCTTTTCTGCAAGATTTAGCCCAAGACAGTCTTTGAGACCATGCCCCATTCTTCCAGATTCAAAATAAAACATCGGTAACTTCTCATACTTAAAAGAAAttcatgatttatatttattatttattgagACAAAAATACCTCGTCGAAGGGGCTTCTGCACATCCAAATTTATCCTAAGACTACAAGAATCACTAATAATTTCAGATCTAATTACCCCTCCAAAAGTAACTCCAATGGCATGCAAAAGATCTTTTTGTCAAGTTCTAGTAAACACGaacatattttaatccaaaaatggTGAAGAATTAAGCCGAATCTAATTCCTTTCCATCAGTTTAATCAACCTATTAAATAATATAAGGTTTTTACGAAAGAGCCATGGCCACCCCTCCATAATTGTCTCCAGATCTTCTTCTAAAtcaaacaaaatcaaaaatagaTTTTACCCTGCCATCTGAATCTTAAATTTCTTCATTGTCTTCCATATGCTTTTCATCTGTGCCCTAAAACTTTCCGGATTGTAGGGCTTTCCTATCCACATCGTACAGATCAGAGTTGGTTTCGCACTTTGTACCACCATTGAACATTTAACCAATAATTAAATTAGTTCTTCTGCCAGGAGGGAGATCTCATCCCTCCCCTCTCGATCACCGCCACCACTTTCCTCCATCCCAAGCTGTAGCAGATACTACTTTCTCTAGGACTCTAAGCAAAGCACTCTTGGCTTTTTTAGTTTGcagtttttcaaaatttttatttttatgatattttacgatttttttccttttttatagtttttttttataaattttaattattaattttttttatctttttttatcaAATAATGATTGTATGTCTTAATTTGAAGTTGGCATGTGAAGTTGTGTTATTAGTTGCAATGTTAAATCATAACAAATTTGACTGAGTTAATTAGGTACCTAAAAAGTATTCTAATTGAAATCATTAATCAAGTTGTATTTTTTACATACCTAATTAATTCCTTCAATTGTTTTCCATTTGACACTAACACCAATAACACAACACCATGTGACAACTTAAAATTAGGACATGTGCCAAgtattatatgaaaataaataaaaataaaaaatttctaaaaaatctaaaaattataaaaacaataaaaatctaataaatggaattttttaaaattattttaataaaatataaaaatactaaaatagacGATAACTTGgacaaataaaaacaaacaatcctaaaaattcttttttttttaatttttaggaCATATGCTGCTATTTTAGTAGTTGCGAATACAAAAGCAAACTATGCTAGATaggggtgttcaatcggttaacTGACCGGTTTACTGACCTGAAAtaacattaaccgaattaactgacctttcaaaatttttaatcgtTAACCGAacaaaaattttttcaaaaaaattaatcgaatcgaaaatttttcggttaattcagttggttaaccgaattaaccgaaaattatatattttttaatttttagttaaaataagtataaaattaaccgaattaatcgaattaaccgtATTACCCGAATTGCccaaattaatcgaattaactgaattaacgaattatttttataaaattatatgtttttttatttttatttttatttttagttttagttttagaattttatttttatttattaaattatttgtaatttttatgattgagttgggtaattgggttgggttgggtacttgggttaatatatattagattgggtatttgagtttatgttggattgggtttgagtgaatagtgggctatttatatattataattttatttattaattttttcggttaaactgaaaaaattcggttaacTGATCGGTTTCAAACCGAATTAACCGTAactgaaaaattaaaaaattattaaccgacctCCGACCGAATTAATTCAGTTAACCGATCAATTAACCGAATTCGGTCAGTTAATCGAATTTTTTCGGTTTCACCCGAATTTTGTACACCCCTAATGCTAGAGAATATTAACTTagaccaaaattttcaaattcaaatatctaaatgaattaaaaaaaaaattacacgTACAAGTAAAAATTGCCCAGTTTATATATTGTCCCCCAAACCCTAGCACAAAATAGTTAGATTAATAAAAGAAAGTTCAcgtgtttttaaattttaaattgtctACTCTGGAATAAATGCAGCTATATTTTCCCTCCAACGACGCTTCCAAACAAGTAATGCAAGTGAAGTTCCCTCCAACTTTGTCCCTCATTTCCCTTAATTTTCCACCGATAAAGGAATACACCAGGTAAATGCTGTGAAAATCCTTAGAAACTTATAACTGTAAACCTACTttgccaaagaaaaaaaaaacacagagTAAATTCTTTTCCTTTTGTATTGAAAGGGCGTTAAACCCAGAATTCCTACAATTTGTAATGTCTTCTTCTGATACAAAATGAACCAATCAAAAAATCTGTACAGAAGGATCTAGTATTGAAAAGAATTCATATATCATCTTTTTCTAACTCTATTCACTCTAAATTGAAACCGGGAATGTACTCGAGTCTGGCTATTGAATGTTTGCTACAACTGCTCCTCTTAATAATGGGGAGAGTAGTATTTGGAATGCATACTTCTCTGTAATAAATTTCCCTTCTTGAGCACAGGTAAACTTAGGGTTCTCATTTCTTCACTTGCACTTGCTGGTGTGGAAACTTTTTGACTGAGGCTACTAGTAGACCCAGAAGAAAAGTACAATTTTGAATAGCTTGCACTTCTTGGGGACAATTTCACATGCTCCAAAGCCTGGAATTGGAGTTCCAAGGGATAGTCCCTCAGATAACCAATCCGGGGCCCTGCTCCTGTAGTCCACTTGCATGACAACTGCTTCCCTAATTGATAGGACTTCATTTCTTTTCTAGAGTTAACTCTTTTAAGAATCAATTCATCAGGAATGCCTTCTACCCCGTTTTCTAAATTATGTTCATCGGTCTTTTCTTTTGGAACAACTGAATCCTGTTCCAAAGCAGTGACTTCCTCTTCCGTCTCATAACCATCTTTCAAAGGAGAATCTATCATATTATCATAGTAACTTGGCACAACAGCTCTATGGTCACCATTTGACATCTCAACCAATTCTGTTCTTTTCAGTATTTCAAGATTTGTCAAGGTTCTGCTAAGGTTGAGGAGTCTCCTTGACTTGGGGTGTTGTTGAGCTGCACTAGTTTGTTGTTCCCTTGAATCAACGACCTCTTTGATAGAGTCTCTGACACTAATCTCTTCAGGCTCTAAGCTAAAGTCCTCTTCAGATGAGTTGCATCTAAGATGGTTACTACTTTGTTTTCCAACCAAGGTTTCTTCCTCATCCACCGGAGTCATCTGAATGTAACAAGTGGCACTGTCAGCATTTCTTTTTGCTTTAGGGGATTAAATGATACTTGaagcatataatatatatatatatatatttcttaccTTGACATCTGTAAGATCCATGTTGTTCTCCCTTAGAAATGAAatgaaatcattaaaattttgttCTGTAGGACGATAATGGCCACTGTGAGGCCAAACTGCCTGTTGAACAGAGTAATAGTAAGTGTTGTTAAGAGAGTGGCATAACAAAAGGAGTACTGAAAAAACAAAAGTTATGAAAGATATTATCCACAGCTATACCTTAAGGACACCGCTATCAACAACTAATCTTCCAGCAGCAGTGGTAGCACCTCCAGCCAAGAAGCTAGAATGTTGAAATGTACCCTTCCTTTTAATGCCAACATACAAGATCTTTGATGTGCTAAGAACAAAAATCCACTTAGCATTGCCAGTTTCTTCAATAGTATGGAGAAGCTTCCCTGTTTGCTTATATATAAACTTCCCATCTACCACGATAACTTCATAGGGCTTCCTTTCCATCTGTAAGGAGGATAATTGTTTCAGTGAAGGTTTGAACATAAACCCAGATAAAATTTGAtgaacaaaagaaataaagaccCACCGGACCAAGATATTTGATGCACTGCTGTTGAAGCTTGGATCTAGGACATTTCTCTATATTTACTTCTTTCCCTTCTCCAATGTCCAGCCTGTACTTTAGAAACAAGTATATCCATTTTCAGTTTCACTTTGTAGAAAAAGTATTAGTAATGAACCAAAACACTAGGTTAAAGAAAATTACCAGTAAAAGAAGGGCTCATGACTCTGAGAATGGAGCCATTGATTATAATAGAAGTGTAAATTGTGTCCATAGCGATGCCTTGGATCAATCTGAATAACACATGAAACAGGAATTAGtaatactaataaataataaagaactgCTGTAAACTAAATTCATTTTTACTGCAAGTGACTTACTGCCTCAAGCCAGTGTTGCAAAGCAAGCTTTTGAGCTTTACCGTTCTTCGATAAACCTTTTCCAACCTTGGCAGCTCTAGTTCTTGCCCTTGACCAACGTGAAATTGCAGTCTCATGTTTATCCATATCAAAGAATGAGATGGAACTCCTCTCGAGTTCAGCATAATCTAAGAGCTTCCACCACCTACATTACAACAAATAATTGCattagaaaaaaacaaaaaaagttatGCATAGAAAGGTAATATAGAACATACAAATATAATACACACCAGCTATGCTCAACAAGAACTGCACAATCTGCTAGCTTTCTCCTTGTTCGAAAGCTCTTATATACCTTCTGTAATCTTATTGCTGCCTTGTGTTGTGGATTGTTGGGATCTAAAACGGGTGATGGTTTTGGAGTCTCTATTAAACCATCTGGTTTTGGGGATTGAATATTCATTCGTTGGCTATTTAAACTGACAGCTTGAATGAGCAAATTCTCAGCTTTATCCAATGAAGGAGACTTAAATGAAAGCATTCTCCCCAAATCTCTCCCTTTAAAGCTAACAGACCCCTCCAGTATCATCTTTCCGGAACCTACTGATCTAAATATCATTGGCTCGGAATCTA harbors:
- the LOC108465089 gene encoding IQ domain-containing protein IQM2-like; amino-acid sequence: MGVSFSCLFAKCSDVENGLESITVKSISFGDDEVKAPVRSTSFRSLDSEPMIFRSVGSGKMILEGSVSFKGRDLGRMLSFKSPSLDKAENLLIQAVSLNSQRMNIQSPKPDGLIETPKPSPVLDPNNPQHKAAIRLQKVYKSFRTRRKLADCAVLVEHSWWWKLLDYAELERSSISFFDMDKHETAISRWSRARTRAAKVGKGLSKNGKAQKLALQHWLEAIDPRHRYGHNLHFYYNQWLHSQSHEPFFYWLDIGEGKEVNIEKCPRSKLQQQCIKYLGPMERKPYEVIVVDGKFIYKQTGKLLHTIEETGNAKWIFVLSTSKILYVGIKRKGTFQHSSFLAGGATTAAGRLVVDSGVLKAVWPHSGHYRPTEQNFNDFISFLRENNMDLTDVKMTPVDEEETLVGKQSSNHLRCNSSEEDFSLEPEEISVRDSIKEVVDSREQQTSAAQQHPKSRRLLNLSRTLTNLEILKRTELVEMSNGDHRAVVPSYYDNMIDSPLKDGYETEEEVTALEQDSVVPKEKTDEHNLENGVEGIPDELILKRVNSRKEMKSYQLGKQLSCKWTTGAGPRIGYLRDYPLELQFQALEHVKLSPRSASYSKLYFSSGSTSSLSQKVSTPASASEEMRTLSLPVLKKGNLLQRSMHSKYYSPHY